A single Salmo trutta chromosome 14, fSalTru1.1, whole genome shotgun sequence DNA region contains:
- the nfasca gene encoding neurofascin isoform X7, with the protein MLAQGGPWALSVISLVLLLWQEVSAINVPLDSKIQQDLKQPPTIMKQSLKDYIVDPRDNIIIECEAKGNPVPTFSWRRNGKFFNVGKDPRVTMRKRSGTLEISFRSGGRPEDYEGEYQCFASNDFGTALTSKILLRVSKSPLWPKEVLEPVVVSEGSPLVLACNPPPGLPPPLTFWMDSGMMPITQDKRVSMGLNGDLYFSNVLAKDSHTDYSCNARFLFTHTIQQKNPFTLKVQTKEPYNDTSSVNSTDPYGGRKVAETTPNFLSPTGTDSSRMVMRGEKLKLECIASGVPTPSIKWFKKGGDLNQKVKLDNFNKTLRIDSVSEEDAGEYMCMANNKIGSIRHSIYVQVKAAPYWLVQPSNLVLAPDENGLLVCRANGKPKPHIQWLVNGEPIESDSSLPNPSRSVAGDTIMFRSVQIGSSAVYQCNASNDHGYLLTNAFVSILDMAPRMLGPKNQLIKVIENNRTFLDCPYFGSPLPELRWFKNGQGSGLDGGHYRAYNNGTLEIKRARAEDQGTYTCVASNILGTEENQVRLEVKEPTRIVRAPEHQSAIRGTMARFDCRVKSDLTLPITVTWLKDDKPLSLGSRLKKDEDSLSIPNVHEGDEGTYTCTVRTEIDQDTASARLTVLEDASLSPSQSSVLPTDRPDSPMDLELSDPEARSVRLTWIPGDDHNSPVTLFVVQFEEDGWQSGKWQNLSSYPGDLNSVILELSPFVNYQFRVIAVNSVGQSLPSLPSQRYRTSGAPPDAIPSGLKGWGTRKNNMEISWEPLLDTERNGPYLRYSVWWRRKDTREEWSNVTTVETKHIVHDTETYVPYEIKLQAVNDFGLGRESNIIIGYSGEDKPTAPPTDLRVSKIDSTKVNVHWTPVDPSTVLGEFKEYRVYYWREGSMVKGLRVNKEKRTKGFYSTVAQPTGILTDLQPYSHYRIYMVVANNRYEGPPSNHVEFRTKEGVPEAPKFFKIIQRSTDVIHLEWDKPLEPNGILIGYKLKYQTVNGSRVGPMQMESFLPNVTTYTLRLPERAVRYKFYMAALTQVGAGEVYAEESPHFTNEVERTDVSVSTTFPPPPSTSTAATTTISTSTTTPPTTTITTTTTTTTTTAATTSTTPVLVTSTKQAHTNVLVGMAPGSVIWNLTVEPNSNYANVSWNHNFPAGSSEFQLEFTLDSNGSMSRVPVNQPPIKLAGLIEGAKYHLRVYSNEYHSISSNVVTFETSAAYSKDQVDIATQGWFIGLMCAIALIILILLIVCFIKRSRGGKYPVREKKDLPLDAVDQKGEDGSFDYQSH; encoded by the exons GTTCTCATGGCGACGGAACGGGAAGTTCTTCAACGTGGGGAAGGATCCGCGGGTGACGATGCGGAAGCGCTCAGGAACGCTGGAAATCAGCTTCCGGAGCGGAGGGAGGCCAGAGGACTACGAGGGAGAATACCAGTGTTTTGCCTCCAACGACTTTGGAACGGCGCTGACCAGCAAGATCCTACTACGAGTGTCCA agTCTCCTCTGTGGCCTAAGGAGGTGTTGGAGCCAGTGGTAGTAAGTGAGGGATCTCCCCTGGTCCTGGCCTGTAACCCTCCTCCTGGCCTGCCCCCTCCGCTCACCTTCTGGATGGACAgcg gcATGATGCCTATAACCCAGGACAAGCGTGTGTCCATGGGCCTGAATGGAGACCTGTATTTCTCTAACGTGCTGGCTAAAGACTCCCACACAGACTACAGCTGCAACGCCCGATTCCTCTTCACACACACTATCCAGCAGAAAAACCCCTTCACACTCAAAGTGCAGACCA aggaGCCGTATAATGACACTTCCTCTGTCAACTCCACTGACCCGTACGGTG GTCGTAAGGTAGCAGAGACCACCCCTAACTTCCTCTCCCCCACGGGGACTGACAGCTCGAGGATGGTGATGAGAGGAGAAAAGCTAAAGCTGGAGTGTATCGCTTCCGGAGT tccgaCTCCCAGTATAAAGTGGTTTAAGAAGGGGGGAGACCTGAACCAGAAGGTGAAGCTAGACAACTTCAATAAGACTCTGCGTATCgacagtgtgtcagaggaggacGCAGGGGAGTACATGTGTATGGCCAACAATAAGATAGGAAGCATCCGACACTCCATCTACGTCCAGGTTAAAG CGGCTCCCTATTGGCTGGTCCAGCCGTCCAATCTGGTGTTAGCGCCGGATGAGAACGGTCTTCTGGTGTGTCGGGCCAACGGAAAACCCAAACCTCACATCCAGTGGCTGGTCAACGGAGAGCCTATCGAAAGCGATA GCTCCTTGCCCAACCCTAGCAGATCGGTGGCAGGTGACACCATCATGTTCCGCTCCGTTCAGATCGGCAGCAGCGCTGTGTACCAGTGTAATGCCTCCAATGACCATGGTTACTTGCTGACCAACGCATTCGTTAGCATACTGG acatgGCCCCCAGAATGCTGGGTCCTAAGAACCAGCTGATAAAGGTGATAGAGAACAACAGAACCTTCCTGGACTGTCCCTATTTTGGCTCGCCACTTCCTGAGCTGCGCTG GTTTAAGAATGGTCAAGGAAGTGGTCTAGACGGTGGTCACTATCGGGCCTACAACAACGGGACCCTAGAGATCAAGCGTGCACGGGCTGAAGACCAGGGGACCTACACCTGCGTGGCCAGCAACATCCTGGGCACGGAGGAGAACCAGGTCCGCCTGGAGGTCAAAG AGCCGACCCGTATCGTCAGGGCTCCAGAGCACCAGTCAGCCATCAGAGGCACCATGGCTCGTTTCGACTGCCGGGTCAAATCAGACCTCACTCTGCCCATCACTGTTACCTGGCTGAAAGATGACAAACCCCTCTCCCTGGGATCGAG GTTGAAGAAGGATGAGGATTCTCTGTCCATCCCCAATGTCCATGAGGGAGATGAGGGAACATACACCTGCACTGTCAGAACAGAGATTGACCAAGACACTGCCTCAGCACGCCTTACTGTgttag AGGacgcctccctgtctccctcacaGTCTAGTGTCTTACCTACAG ACCGTCCTGACTCTCCCATGGACCTGGAGCTGTCTGACCCTGAAGCACGCAGCGTGCGACTCACCTGGATCCCTGGAGATGATCACAACAGCCCCGTCACAC TGTTCGTGGTTCAGTTTGAGGAGGACGGTTGGCAGTCGGGCAAGTGGCAGAACCTGTCTAGTTATCCCGGAGACTTAAACTCGGTCATCCTGGAGCTCTCTCCTTTCGTCAACTACCAGTTCAGAGTCATCGCTGTCAATTCTGTGGGCCAGAGCCTCCCCAGCCTCCCCTCGCAACGATACCGGACCAGTGGAGCCC ctCCTGATGCTATCCCTAGTGGCCTGAAAGGCTGGGGCACCAGGAAGAACAACATGGAGATCAGCTGGgag CCCTTGTTGGACACAGAGCGAAACGGCCCTTATCTGCGCTACTCGGTGTGGTGGCGACGGAAGGATACGAGGGAGGAATGGAGTAATGTGACTACAGTGGAGACGAAGCACATTGTCCACGACACAGAGACCTACGTACCCTATGAGATCAAACTGCAGGCTGTGAATGACTTTGGACTGGGACGCGAGTCCAACATCATCATAGGATACTCTGGGGAGGACA AGCCCACAGCCCCTCCCACTGACCTGCGAGTGTCTAAGATTGACAGCACCAAGGTCAATGTCCACTGGACCCCGGTAGATCCCAGCACTGTATTGGGAGAGTTCAAGGAGTACAGG gtgtacTACTGGCGTGAGGGCAGCATGGTGAAGGGTCTGCGTGTGAATAAAGAGAAGAGGACTAAAGGGTTCTACAGTACCGTGGCCCAGCCTACTGGCATACTGACAGACCTACAGCCATACAGCCACTACCGCATATACATGGTGGTCGCCAACAATCGCTACGAGGGACCGCCTAGCAACCATGTGGAGTTCCGTACCAAGGAAGGAg tgccaGAAGCTCCTAAGTTCTTTAAGATCATCCAGAGGAGTACAGATGTTATCCACCTGGAGTGGGACAAACCCCTGGAGCCTAACGGCATTCTGATTGGATACAAACTCAAATACCAGACAG tGAACGGGTCACGTGTTGGCCCTATGCAGATGGAGAGTTTCCTACCTAACGTGACAACGTACACACTCCGTCTGCCCGAACGAGCCGTCCGCTATAAGTTCTACATGGCGGCCCTCACACAGGTGGGAGCAGGGGAGGTCTACGCTGAGGAGTCTCCACACTTCACCAATGAGG TCGAGCGTACAGATGTGTCCGTGTCTACAACATTCCCTCCACCTCCTTCCACTTCTACCGCTGCTACTACAACCATTAGTACCTCAACAACTACTCCCCctaccactactatcactactactactacaactactaccactactgctgcgaCTACTTCTACCACTCCTGTGCTGGTTACCAGCACCAAGCAAGCACATACGAATGTGTTGG TAGGCATGGCTCCTGGGAGCGTGATCTGGAACCTGACGGTGGAGCCTAACAGTAACTACGCTAACGTCAGCTGGAACCACAACTTCCCGGCCGGCAGCAGCGAGTTCCAGCTAGAGTTCACACTGGACA GCAACGGCAGTATGTCAAGGGTACCTGTGAACCAGCCGCCCATTAAGCTGGCGGGACTGATCGAAGGGGCCAAGTACCACCTGAGGGTGTACTCCAACGAATACCACAGCATCTCCAGCAATGTTGTCACCTTTGAGACCAGCGCAG CCTACAGTAAAGATCAGGTGGACATTGCTACCCAGGGCTGGTTCATCGGGCTGATGTGTGCAATTGctctcatcatcctcatcctcctcatcgtCTGCTTCATCAAGAGGAGTCGAGGAGGCAAATACCCAG TGCGAGAAAAAAAAGATCTCCCTCTGGACGCAGTGGATCAGAAAGGAGAGGACGGATCATTTGACTACCA GTCCCACTGA
- the nfasca gene encoding neurofascin isoform X6, translated as MWNLSTAKIQQDLKQPPTIMKQSLKDYIVDPRDNIIIECEAKGNPVPTFSWRRNGKFFNVGKDPRVTMRKRSGTLEISFRSGGRPEDYEGEYQCFASNDFGTALTSKILLRVSKSPLWPKEVLEPVVVSEGSPLVLACNPPPGLPPPLTFWMDSGMMPITQDKRVSMGLNGDLYFSNVLAKDSHTDYSCNARFLFTHTIQQKNPFTLKVQTKEPYNDTSSVNSTDPYGGRKVAETTPNFLSPTGTDSSRMVMRGEKLKLECIASGVPTPSIKWFKKGGDLNQKVKLDNFNKTLRIDSVSEEDAGEYMCMANNKIGSIRHSIYVQVKAAPYWLVQPSNLVLAPDENGLLVCRANGKPKPHIQWLVNGEPIESDSSLPNPSRSVAGDTIMFRSVQIGSSAVYQCNASNDHGYLLTNAFVSILDMAPRMLGPKNQLIKVIENNRTFLDCPYFGSPLPELRWFKNGQGSGLDGGHYRAYNNGTLEIKRARAEDQGTYTCVASNILGTEENQVRLEVKEPTRIVRAPEHQSAIRGTMARFDCRVKSDLTLPITVTWLKDDKPLSLGSRLKKDEDSLSIPNVHEGDEGTYTCTVRTEIDQDTASARLTVLEDASLSPSQSSVLPTDRPDSPMDLELSDPEARSVRLTWIPGDDHNSPVTLFVVQFEEDGWQSGKWQNLSSYPGDLNSVILELSPFVNYQFRVIAVNSVGQSLPSLPSQRYRTSGAPPDAIPSGLKGWGTRKNNMEISWEPLLDTERNGPYLRYSVWWRRKDTREEWSNVTTVETKHIVHDTETYVPYEIKLQAVNDFGLGRESNIIIGYSGEDKPTAPPTDLRVSKIDSTKVNVHWTPVDPSTVLGEFKEYRVYYWREGSMVKGLRVNKEKRTKGFYSTVAQPTGILTDLQPYSHYRIYMVVANNRYEGPPSNHVEFRTKEGVPEAPKFFKIIQRSTDVIHLEWDKPLEPNGILIGYKLKYQTVNGSRVGPMQMESFLPNVTTYTLRLPERAVRYKFYMAALTQVGAGEVYAEESPHFTNEVERTDVSVSTTFPPPPSTSTAATTTISTSTTTPPTTTITTTTTTTTTTAATTSTTPVLVTSTKQAHTNVLVGMAPGSVIWNLTVEPNSNYANVSWNHNFPAGSSEFQLEFTLDSNGSMSRVPVNQPPIKLAGLIEGAKYHLRVYSNEYHSISSNVVTFETSAAYSKDQVDIATQGWFIGLMCAIALIILILLIVCFIKRSRGGKYPVREKKDLPLDAVDQKGEDGSFDYHSDEDNKPLQGSQNSLDGGVKESDDSLVDYGEGGDGQFNEDGSFIGQYTVKKDKDETEGNESSEATSPVNAIYSLA; from the exons GTTCTCATGGCGACGGAACGGGAAGTTCTTCAACGTGGGGAAGGATCCGCGGGTGACGATGCGGAAGCGCTCAGGAACGCTGGAAATCAGCTTCCGGAGCGGAGGGAGGCCAGAGGACTACGAGGGAGAATACCAGTGTTTTGCCTCCAACGACTTTGGAACGGCGCTGACCAGCAAGATCCTACTACGAGTGTCCA agTCTCCTCTGTGGCCTAAGGAGGTGTTGGAGCCAGTGGTAGTAAGTGAGGGATCTCCCCTGGTCCTGGCCTGTAACCCTCCTCCTGGCCTGCCCCCTCCGCTCACCTTCTGGATGGACAgcg gcATGATGCCTATAACCCAGGACAAGCGTGTGTCCATGGGCCTGAATGGAGACCTGTATTTCTCTAACGTGCTGGCTAAAGACTCCCACACAGACTACAGCTGCAACGCCCGATTCCTCTTCACACACACTATCCAGCAGAAAAACCCCTTCACACTCAAAGTGCAGACCA aggaGCCGTATAATGACACTTCCTCTGTCAACTCCACTGACCCGTACGGTG GTCGTAAGGTAGCAGAGACCACCCCTAACTTCCTCTCCCCCACGGGGACTGACAGCTCGAGGATGGTGATGAGAGGAGAAAAGCTAAAGCTGGAGTGTATCGCTTCCGGAGT tccgaCTCCCAGTATAAAGTGGTTTAAGAAGGGGGGAGACCTGAACCAGAAGGTGAAGCTAGACAACTTCAATAAGACTCTGCGTATCgacagtgtgtcagaggaggacGCAGGGGAGTACATGTGTATGGCCAACAATAAGATAGGAAGCATCCGACACTCCATCTACGTCCAGGTTAAAG CGGCTCCCTATTGGCTGGTCCAGCCGTCCAATCTGGTGTTAGCGCCGGATGAGAACGGTCTTCTGGTGTGTCGGGCCAACGGAAAACCCAAACCTCACATCCAGTGGCTGGTCAACGGAGAGCCTATCGAAAGCGATA GCTCCTTGCCCAACCCTAGCAGATCGGTGGCAGGTGACACCATCATGTTCCGCTCCGTTCAGATCGGCAGCAGCGCTGTGTACCAGTGTAATGCCTCCAATGACCATGGTTACTTGCTGACCAACGCATTCGTTAGCATACTGG acatgGCCCCCAGAATGCTGGGTCCTAAGAACCAGCTGATAAAGGTGATAGAGAACAACAGAACCTTCCTGGACTGTCCCTATTTTGGCTCGCCACTTCCTGAGCTGCGCTG GTTTAAGAATGGTCAAGGAAGTGGTCTAGACGGTGGTCACTATCGGGCCTACAACAACGGGACCCTAGAGATCAAGCGTGCACGGGCTGAAGACCAGGGGACCTACACCTGCGTGGCCAGCAACATCCTGGGCACGGAGGAGAACCAGGTCCGCCTGGAGGTCAAAG AGCCGACCCGTATCGTCAGGGCTCCAGAGCACCAGTCAGCCATCAGAGGCACCATGGCTCGTTTCGACTGCCGGGTCAAATCAGACCTCACTCTGCCCATCACTGTTACCTGGCTGAAAGATGACAAACCCCTCTCCCTGGGATCGAG GTTGAAGAAGGATGAGGATTCTCTGTCCATCCCCAATGTCCATGAGGGAGATGAGGGAACATACACCTGCACTGTCAGAACAGAGATTGACCAAGACACTGCCTCAGCACGCCTTACTGTgttag AGGacgcctccctgtctccctcacaGTCTAGTGTCTTACCTACAG ACCGTCCTGACTCTCCCATGGACCTGGAGCTGTCTGACCCTGAAGCACGCAGCGTGCGACTCACCTGGATCCCTGGAGATGATCACAACAGCCCCGTCACAC TGTTCGTGGTTCAGTTTGAGGAGGACGGTTGGCAGTCGGGCAAGTGGCAGAACCTGTCTAGTTATCCCGGAGACTTAAACTCGGTCATCCTGGAGCTCTCTCCTTTCGTCAACTACCAGTTCAGAGTCATCGCTGTCAATTCTGTGGGCCAGAGCCTCCCCAGCCTCCCCTCGCAACGATACCGGACCAGTGGAGCCC ctCCTGATGCTATCCCTAGTGGCCTGAAAGGCTGGGGCACCAGGAAGAACAACATGGAGATCAGCTGGgag CCCTTGTTGGACACAGAGCGAAACGGCCCTTATCTGCGCTACTCGGTGTGGTGGCGACGGAAGGATACGAGGGAGGAATGGAGTAATGTGACTACAGTGGAGACGAAGCACATTGTCCACGACACAGAGACCTACGTACCCTATGAGATCAAACTGCAGGCTGTGAATGACTTTGGACTGGGACGCGAGTCCAACATCATCATAGGATACTCTGGGGAGGACA AGCCCACAGCCCCTCCCACTGACCTGCGAGTGTCTAAGATTGACAGCACCAAGGTCAATGTCCACTGGACCCCGGTAGATCCCAGCACTGTATTGGGAGAGTTCAAGGAGTACAGG gtgtacTACTGGCGTGAGGGCAGCATGGTGAAGGGTCTGCGTGTGAATAAAGAGAAGAGGACTAAAGGGTTCTACAGTACCGTGGCCCAGCCTACTGGCATACTGACAGACCTACAGCCATACAGCCACTACCGCATATACATGGTGGTCGCCAACAATCGCTACGAGGGACCGCCTAGCAACCATGTGGAGTTCCGTACCAAGGAAGGAg tgccaGAAGCTCCTAAGTTCTTTAAGATCATCCAGAGGAGTACAGATGTTATCCACCTGGAGTGGGACAAACCCCTGGAGCCTAACGGCATTCTGATTGGATACAAACTCAAATACCAGACAG tGAACGGGTCACGTGTTGGCCCTATGCAGATGGAGAGTTTCCTACCTAACGTGACAACGTACACACTCCGTCTGCCCGAACGAGCCGTCCGCTATAAGTTCTACATGGCGGCCCTCACACAGGTGGGAGCAGGGGAGGTCTACGCTGAGGAGTCTCCACACTTCACCAATGAGG TCGAGCGTACAGATGTGTCCGTGTCTACAACATTCCCTCCACCTCCTTCCACTTCTACCGCTGCTACTACAACCATTAGTACCTCAACAACTACTCCCCctaccactactatcactactactactacaactactaccactactgctgcgaCTACTTCTACCACTCCTGTGCTGGTTACCAGCACCAAGCAAGCACATACGAATGTGTTGG TAGGCATGGCTCCTGGGAGCGTGATCTGGAACCTGACGGTGGAGCCTAACAGTAACTACGCTAACGTCAGCTGGAACCACAACTTCCCGGCCGGCAGCAGCGAGTTCCAGCTAGAGTTCACACTGGACA GCAACGGCAGTATGTCAAGGGTACCTGTGAACCAGCCGCCCATTAAGCTGGCGGGACTGATCGAAGGGGCCAAGTACCACCTGAGGGTGTACTCCAACGAATACCACAGCATCTCCAGCAATGTTGTCACCTTTGAGACCAGCGCAG CCTACAGTAAAGATCAGGTGGACATTGCTACCCAGGGCTGGTTCATCGGGCTGATGTGTGCAATTGctctcatcatcctcatcctcctcatcgtCTGCTTCATCAAGAGGAGTCGAGGAGGCAAATACCCAG TGCGAGAAAAAAAAGATCTCCCTCTGGACGCAGTGGATCAGAAAGGAGAGGACGGATCATTTGACTACCA
- the nfasca gene encoding neurofascin isoform X10, whose translation MLAQGGPWALSVISLVLLLWQEVSAINVPLDSKIQQDLKQPPTIMKQSLKDYIVDPRDNIIIECEAKGNPVPTFSWRRNGKFFNVGKDPRVTMRKRSGTLEISFRSGGRPEDYEGEYQCFASNDFGTALTSKILLRVSKSPLWPKEVLEPVVVSEGSPLVLACNPPPGLPPPLTFWMDSGMMPITQDKRVSMGLNGDLYFSNVLAKDSHTDYSCNARFLFTHTIQQKNPFTLKVQTKEPYNDTSSVNSTDPYGGRKVAETTPNFLSPTGTDSSRMVMRGEKLKLECIASGVPTPSIKWFKKGGDLNQKVKLDNFNKTLRIDSVSEEDAGEYMCMANNKIGSIRHSIYVQVKAAPYWLVQPSNLVLAPDENGLLVCRANGKPKPHIQWLVNGEPIESDSSLPNPSRSVAGDTIMFRSVQIGSSAVYQCNASNDHGYLLTNAFVSILDMAPRMLGPKNQLIKVIENNRTFLDCPYFGSPLPELRWFKNGQGSGLDGGHYRAYNNGTLEIKRARAEDQGTYTCVASNILGTEENQVRLEVKEPTRIVRAPEHQSAIRGTMARFDCRVKSDLTLPITVTWLKDDKPLSLGSRLKKDEDSLSIPNVHEGDEGTYTCTVRTEIDQDTASARLTVLEDASLSPSQSSVLPTDRPDSPMDLELSDPEARSVRLTWIPGDDHNSPVTLFVVQFEEDGWQSGKWQNLSSYPGDLNSVILELSPFVNYQFRVIAVNSVGQSLPSLPSQRYRTSGAPPDAIPSGLKGWGTRKNNMEISWEPLLDTERNGPYLRYSVWWRRKDTREEWSNVTTVETKHIVHDTETYVPYEIKLQAVNDFGLGRESNIIIGYSGEDKPTAPPTDLRVSKIDSTKVNVHWTPVDPSTVLGEFKEYRVYYWREGSMVKGLRVNKEKRTKGFYSTVAQPTGILTDLQPYSHYRIYMVVANNRYEGPPSNHVEFRTKEGVPEAPKFFKIIQRSTDVIHLEWDKPLEPNGILIGYKLKYQTVNGSRVGPMQMESFLPNVTTYTLRLPERAVRYKFYMAALTQVGAGEVYAEESPHFTNEVERTDVSVSTTFPPPPSTSTAATTTISTSTTTPPTTTITTTTTTTTTTAATTSTTPVLVTSTKQAHTNVLVGMAPGSVIWNLTVEPNSNYANVSWNHNFPAGSSEFQLEFTLDIHVHSVS comes from the exons GTTCTCATGGCGACGGAACGGGAAGTTCTTCAACGTGGGGAAGGATCCGCGGGTGACGATGCGGAAGCGCTCAGGAACGCTGGAAATCAGCTTCCGGAGCGGAGGGAGGCCAGAGGACTACGAGGGAGAATACCAGTGTTTTGCCTCCAACGACTTTGGAACGGCGCTGACCAGCAAGATCCTACTACGAGTGTCCA agTCTCCTCTGTGGCCTAAGGAGGTGTTGGAGCCAGTGGTAGTAAGTGAGGGATCTCCCCTGGTCCTGGCCTGTAACCCTCCTCCTGGCCTGCCCCCTCCGCTCACCTTCTGGATGGACAgcg gcATGATGCCTATAACCCAGGACAAGCGTGTGTCCATGGGCCTGAATGGAGACCTGTATTTCTCTAACGTGCTGGCTAAAGACTCCCACACAGACTACAGCTGCAACGCCCGATTCCTCTTCACACACACTATCCAGCAGAAAAACCCCTTCACACTCAAAGTGCAGACCA aggaGCCGTATAATGACACTTCCTCTGTCAACTCCACTGACCCGTACGGTG GTCGTAAGGTAGCAGAGACCACCCCTAACTTCCTCTCCCCCACGGGGACTGACAGCTCGAGGATGGTGATGAGAGGAGAAAAGCTAAAGCTGGAGTGTATCGCTTCCGGAGT tccgaCTCCCAGTATAAAGTGGTTTAAGAAGGGGGGAGACCTGAACCAGAAGGTGAAGCTAGACAACTTCAATAAGACTCTGCGTATCgacagtgtgtcagaggaggacGCAGGGGAGTACATGTGTATGGCCAACAATAAGATAGGAAGCATCCGACACTCCATCTACGTCCAGGTTAAAG CGGCTCCCTATTGGCTGGTCCAGCCGTCCAATCTGGTGTTAGCGCCGGATGAGAACGGTCTTCTGGTGTGTCGGGCCAACGGAAAACCCAAACCTCACATCCAGTGGCTGGTCAACGGAGAGCCTATCGAAAGCGATA GCTCCTTGCCCAACCCTAGCAGATCGGTGGCAGGTGACACCATCATGTTCCGCTCCGTTCAGATCGGCAGCAGCGCTGTGTACCAGTGTAATGCCTCCAATGACCATGGTTACTTGCTGACCAACGCATTCGTTAGCATACTGG acatgGCCCCCAGAATGCTGGGTCCTAAGAACCAGCTGATAAAGGTGATAGAGAACAACAGAACCTTCCTGGACTGTCCCTATTTTGGCTCGCCACTTCCTGAGCTGCGCTG GTTTAAGAATGGTCAAGGAAGTGGTCTAGACGGTGGTCACTATCGGGCCTACAACAACGGGACCCTAGAGATCAAGCGTGCACGGGCTGAAGACCAGGGGACCTACACCTGCGTGGCCAGCAACATCCTGGGCACGGAGGAGAACCAGGTCCGCCTGGAGGTCAAAG AGCCGACCCGTATCGTCAGGGCTCCAGAGCACCAGTCAGCCATCAGAGGCACCATGGCTCGTTTCGACTGCCGGGTCAAATCAGACCTCACTCTGCCCATCACTGTTACCTGGCTGAAAGATGACAAACCCCTCTCCCTGGGATCGAG GTTGAAGAAGGATGAGGATTCTCTGTCCATCCCCAATGTCCATGAGGGAGATGAGGGAACATACACCTGCACTGTCAGAACAGAGATTGACCAAGACACTGCCTCAGCACGCCTTACTGTgttag AGGacgcctccctgtctccctcacaGTCTAGTGTCTTACCTACAG ACCGTCCTGACTCTCCCATGGACCTGGAGCTGTCTGACCCTGAAGCACGCAGCGTGCGACTCACCTGGATCCCTGGAGATGATCACAACAGCCCCGTCACAC TGTTCGTGGTTCAGTTTGAGGAGGACGGTTGGCAGTCGGGCAAGTGGCAGAACCTGTCTAGTTATCCCGGAGACTTAAACTCGGTCATCCTGGAGCTCTCTCCTTTCGTCAACTACCAGTTCAGAGTCATCGCTGTCAATTCTGTGGGCCAGAGCCTCCCCAGCCTCCCCTCGCAACGATACCGGACCAGTGGAGCCC ctCCTGATGCTATCCCTAGTGGCCTGAAAGGCTGGGGCACCAGGAAGAACAACATGGAGATCAGCTGGgag CCCTTGTTGGACACAGAGCGAAACGGCCCTTATCTGCGCTACTCGGTGTGGTGGCGACGGAAGGATACGAGGGAGGAATGGAGTAATGTGACTACAGTGGAGACGAAGCACATTGTCCACGACACAGAGACCTACGTACCCTATGAGATCAAACTGCAGGCTGTGAATGACTTTGGACTGGGACGCGAGTCCAACATCATCATAGGATACTCTGGGGAGGACA AGCCCACAGCCCCTCCCACTGACCTGCGAGTGTCTAAGATTGACAGCACCAAGGTCAATGTCCACTGGACCCCGGTAGATCCCAGCACTGTATTGGGAGAGTTCAAGGAGTACAGG gtgtacTACTGGCGTGAGGGCAGCATGGTGAAGGGTCTGCGTGTGAATAAAGAGAAGAGGACTAAAGGGTTCTACAGTACCGTGGCCCAGCCTACTGGCATACTGACAGACCTACAGCCATACAGCCACTACCGCATATACATGGTGGTCGCCAACAATCGCTACGAGGGACCGCCTAGCAACCATGTGGAGTTCCGTACCAAGGAAGGAg tgccaGAAGCTCCTAAGTTCTTTAAGATCATCCAGAGGAGTACAGATGTTATCCACCTGGAGTGGGACAAACCCCTGGAGCCTAACGGCATTCTGATTGGATACAAACTCAAATACCAGACAG tGAACGGGTCACGTGTTGGCCCTATGCAGATGGAGAGTTTCCTACCTAACGTGACAACGTACACACTCCGTCTGCCCGAACGAGCCGTCCGCTATAAGTTCTACATGGCGGCCCTCACACAGGTGGGAGCAGGGGAGGTCTACGCTGAGGAGTCTCCACACTTCACCAATGAGG TCGAGCGTACAGATGTGTCCGTGTCTACAACATTCCCTCCACCTCCTTCCACTTCTACCGCTGCTACTACAACCATTAGTACCTCAACAACTACTCCCCctaccactactatcactactactactacaactactaccactactgctgcgaCTACTTCTACCACTCCTGTGCTGGTTACCAGCACCAAGCAAGCACATACGAATGTGTTGG TAGGCATGGCTCCTGGGAGCGTGATCTGGAACCTGACGGTGGAGCCTAACAGTAACTACGCTAACGTCAGCTGGAACCACAACTTCCCGGCCGGCAGCAGCGAGTTCCAGCTAGAGTTCACACTGGACA TTCATGTCCATAGTGTATCATGA